In Drosophila santomea strain STO CAGO 1482 chromosome 2L, Prin_Dsan_1.1, whole genome shotgun sequence, a single window of DNA contains:
- the LOC120446604 gene encoding PHD finger protein rhinoceros isoform X20 codes for MPNNRNRNRNRNRNKRNRNQNQNQNQNPSQNENNQQQADGVEDREEQQDFQTQIAVAQSSFSVDDNGNSGSVSNGPTENSEEVTNTLEKTEKIEEISEQPATVIQQEADLKAEMGAKNSKHRKEKSDKQASNGNAEEQVRPPPTIIRRPPGSPRQAKVIVHRIVREEDKANGTDLSPEPPKVVTPKEQHLEVKDLKEQLPDAHQEVETKQEQENEKGQKELPESSHLSEDAKQKLVEVENNRQVYDEVDYLSDETIEKNPKEAQHDPKEQEQYVLQLEKAMKFVENAHQQHVAAIQSYQKQSDTEPNAQQQEQNEVQHPQESTEAPPQPVAVPQVLKDTHKKEEQQEPILNNAQQQNGEIARKSKKEFQIKVEFQAEDSRFQQPPPLKPTSKVIIHQIHLETTDEEKNAKPTFEEISSTTGSLAGTLSPPPRYLVESPKNVSSGQFARFSRDVQIQELELNSDCSSGEFNSLQSPLVCEVDSESEGSVAVGPERSPSDQQVPSSSRVEQQEQLRQKRAQKRNALESHFLPQLLNPRYLDSILEENEWRNSTASSGGSDQTGIRTPKLNETFPRSQLDFSRRHKRREEAPSPLKLETRLLEDSTDLESCTRLQSTLSPQSEDAELVYLSSSASSSVSDLMELELEQAAALAERALVDLDTDASRLIARPDDEMSSTSTTTADRSETEAETETETEREGEQSRESTPVNANPTLASSQSSLLSAPTPTPTPTPTPADREQLAKDTNVSGGSTISFGAASPLAATREEFVRNMDKVRELIEMTRREQEQGELPRSPSPPPVPPPPASVPPYSPESSSFHLASLQLKRQESNDSHCSDSTTHSQCTAINLASPPPPPTAQPPTPPLRQKPAPPPVPPPVSPPAPPTPQSEPELSVADSVANADADAVADTDTDAIKKLRLLCTEQLASMPYGEQVLEELASVAQNIADQSQSKMPYPMPQLPHIKELQLNANETKSTSAWLGLPTQSDPQVLVCLSPGQRDLVNTQTQPDDLLDAHQKFVERRGYHELSKAQVLEQDHQQQQSEMLKTAAMMRELRKSLSPTAPPVPPPPVPLKSAETAAKATAHENAKRDDASEQKQKITECESSSLENKPRRAADLGAQQSAEHRQSSSTTTSSHKATTETMSSDTAKFPTLDSMESELARMFPQHRGDIFEEQRKRFSNIEFPSHQPVSQTKRYSNIETSSFESKKRLENGQVVYDVSTSSHEKKEQGDPPKDQPAPPVPPPPIMSATKLNGNTFIDGGVAPKNSQSSRENGSGSGNGTYEEFRQRAKAAADAFGEQREQQNGLDQDRVFKDFDRLSQQMHAELQSTREKREKSASMYDLSGFTRPATGHPRLDELQQRRHAHMQELEREIERSAKSRQERMSSVPRQMEATPPRTHEIPIELEPRSRRAESLCNLNEPPPRPHTTVGHYNHQGAQDDWSRYANDLGYSENIARPFAREVEICYQRQNQRTPHGIRAPRLSASTNDLSSSSQYSYDTFNAYGGRRTHAPMLNQAQQQQRPHYGSCYSMIERDPNPRYISTTSRRGVSPAPPPVASPQQQQVPPPAYDRQQRRSSLPRELHEQQLKYILSKEEELKFEVERLQQERRRLMEEMQRAPVLPAPQRRESYRPAAKLPTLSEDEVFRQQMAEEWMNKVAEREERRQHKIIRISKIEDEHDHSAVDKTTISDEFLDRVKERRHKLAMPADSDWESGAESQPQPAAQSQPESDVEAPPVRILEGQAEANLRQLPRHLREFAKFSTSEQLPDGAQMERHEEQERREEATDNAHSSATKKTSIVKTYKVSRLPPSVQDEATETETRNTTIHQINRYSDPQPGKIGAGLNEFFAGSPFRAKIHEEFDKYWRNFEHSASNTF; via the exons ATGCCCAATAACCGCAATCGtaatcgcaatcgcaatcgcaacaAACGCaatcgaaaccaaaaccaaaaccaaaatcagAATCCGagccaaaacgaaaacaatcAGCAGCAGGCAGACGGGGTGGAGGATcgggaggagcagcaggactTCCAGACTCAGATCGCAGTAGCACAATCTTCCTTCTCCGTAGATGATAATGGAAATTCTGGCAGCGTTTCAAATGGGCCAACGGAAAACAGCGAAGAGGTGACGAACACTCttgaaaaaaccgaaaaaattGAGGAAATATCCGAGCAACCAGCAACAGTCATCCAACAAGAAGCAGATTTAAAGGCAGAAATGGGTGCCAAAAACTCAAAACACCGCAAGGAAAAGTCCGATAAGCAGGCGTCTAATGGAAATGCCGAAGAGCAGGTGCGTCCACCTCCCACCATTATAAGAAGGCCACCCGGCAGCCCCCGACAAGCCAAGGTCATAGTTCATCGAATCGTAAGGGAAGAGGACAAGGCCAATGGTACAGATCTATCTCCAGAGCCACCCAAAGTAGTGACACCTAAGGAGCAGCACTTGGAGGTCAAGGATTTAAAGGAGCAGCTACCCGATGCACATCAGGAAGTTGAAACTAAGCAAGaacaagaaaatgaaaaaggtCAAAAGGAACTTCCGGAATCTAGTCATCTTTCGGAGGATGCAAAGCAGAAACTTGTCGAAGTTGAAAATAATCGACAAGTTTACGATGAAGTGGACTACTTGAGCGATGAGACCATTGAAAAGAATCCAAAAGAAGCGCAACATGATCCGAAGGAACAGGAGCAATATGTGTTGCAACTCGAAAAGGCTATGAAATTTGTAGAAAATGCACATCAGCAACACGTTGCTGCCATCCAAAGTTATCAAAAACAAAGCGACACGGAGCCAAACGCACAGCAACAGGAGCAAAATGAAGTACAGCACCCGCAGGAATCAACTGAAGCACCTCCACAACCGGTTGCTGTTCCACAAGTCCTTAAAGATACCCATAAGAAGGAAGAGCAACAGGAACCCATTTTAAATAATGCCCAACAGCAAAATGGAGAGATTGCACGGAAATCCAAAAAGGAATTCCAAATAAAAGTTGAGTTTCAAGCCGAGGATTCTCGTTTCCAGCAGCCTCCACCACTGAAGCCCACCTCCAAGGTGATTATCCATCAGATACACCTGGAAACCACCGACGAAGAGAAAAATGCTAAGCCCACTTTCGAGGAGATCAGCAGCACTACCGGTTCTCTGGCCGGAACCCTATCTCCACCACCCCGTTATTTAGTGGAGTCTCCGAAAAACGTGTCAAGTGGTCAGTTTGCGCGCTTTTCGCGCGATGTGCAAATCCAGGAGCTGGAACTGAACAGCGACTGCAGCTCCGGGGAATTCAATTCCCTGCAGTCGCCGCTGGTTTGCGAAGTAGACTCGGAATCAGAGGGATCTGTAGCCGTGGGACCGGAACGATCGCCGTCGGATCAGCAGGTGCCGTCCAGCAGCCGagtggagcagcaggagcagctgcgcCAGAAACGTGCCCAAAAACGGAACGCTTTGGAGTCGCACTTCCTGCCGCAGTTGCTCAATCCCCGCTATCTGGACAGCATCCTAGAGGAGAACGAATGGAGAAACTCCACTGCCTCCTCTGGCGGAAGCGATCAGACGGGGATCCGCACGCCCAAGCTGAACGAGACCTTTCCCAGGAGTCAGTTGGACTTCAGCCGCAGGCACAAGCGGAGGGAGGAGGCCCCGTCGCCTCTTAAGCTCGAAACTAGACTGCTGGAGGACTCCACCGACCTGGAGAGCTGCACCCGACTGCAGAGCACCCTGTCTCCCCAGTCCGAGGATGCGGAGCTAGTTTACCTGAGCTCCTCGGCCTCCAGCAGTGTCTCTGACCTCATGGAACTAGAACTTGAACAGGCCGCCGCCTTGGCGGAGAGGGCCCTTGTGGACTTGGATACGGATGCCAGCCGGTTGATTGCTCGGCCGGATGATGAGAtgagcagcaccagcaccaccacggCAGACAGGAGCGAGacggaagcggaaacggaaacagaGACGGAGAGAGAGGGCGAGCAGAGTCGTGAGAGCACACCTGTTAACGCCAACCCGACGCTCGCCAGTTCGCAGTCTTCGCTGCTGAGCGCCCCAACGCCGACGCCGACGCCGACGCCCACTCCCGCCGATCGCGAACAATTAGcaaaagatacaaatgtatctggCGGATCGACTATTAGTTTCGGGGCAGCATCGCCGCTAGCGGCCACGCGCGAGGAGTTCGTTCGCAACATGGACAAAGTGCGCGAGTTGATCGAGATGACGCGGCGCGAACAGGAGCAAGGTGAACTACCGCGATCGCCGTCGCCGCCGCCCGTTCCCCCGCCTCCCGCCTCCGTGCCACCCTACAGTCCCGAGTCCTCCTCGTTCCACCTAGCTTCCTTGCAGCTGAAGCGGCAGGAGTCGAACGACTCCCACTGCTCCGACAGCACCACCCACAGCCAATGCACGGCCATCAACCTGGCCAGTCCCCCACCGCCACCCACCGCTCAGCCACCCACACCGCCACTCAGACAAAAGCCCGCACCACCACCCGTACCGCCACCCGTATCACCAcccgcaccacccactccccAATCAGAGCCAGAGCTTTCAGTTGCAGATTCGGTTGCGAAtgcggatgcagatgcagtGGCCGACACGGATACGGATGCCATAAAGAAGCTGCGCCTGCTGTGCACCGAGCAGTTGGCTTCCATGCCCTATGGCGAACAGGTGCTCGAGGAGCTAGCCAGTGTGGCCCAGAACATAGCCGATCAGTCCCAGAGCAAGATGCCCTATCCCATGCCCCAGCTGCCGCATATCAAGGAGCTGCAGTTAAACGCCAATGAGACCAAGTCCACATCCGCCTGGCTGGGTCTGCCCACCCAGTCCGATCCCCAGGTATTGGTCTGCCTGTCACCCGGCCAGAGGGATTTGGTAAACACCCAGACCCAGCCGGATGACCTGCTAGATGCCCACCAAAAGTTCGTGGAGCGTCGGGGGTACCATGAGTTGTCCAAGGCCCAGGTTCTCGAGCAggaccaccagcagcagcagagcgaGATGCTCAAGACGGCGGCCATGATGCGCGAGTTGCGCAAGAGCCTCTCGCCGACGGCGCCCCCTGTCCCTCCCCCGCCGGTACCGTTGAAGAGCGCCGAAACGGCGGCCAAGGCGACCGCTCATGAAAACGCCAAGAGAGATGACGCAAGCGAACAAAAGCAGAAGATCACAGAATGCGAATCGTCATCGCTTGAAAATAAACCAAGGCGAGCAGCTGATCTTGGTGCCCAGCAGTCGGCAGAGCACCgccagagcagcagcaccaccacctccagcCACAAAGCGACCACAGAGACCATGTCCAGTGACACCGCCAAGTTTCCCACGCTGGATAGCATGGAGAGTGAGCTGGCCAGGATGTTCCCCCAGCACAGGGGCGACATTTTCGAGGAGCAGCGCAAGCGGTTCTCCAACATCGAGTTCCCCAGCCATCAGCCTGTCAGTCAGACCAAGCGGTACTCCAACATCGAGACGAGTAGCTTCGAGTCCAAGAAACGTTTGGAGAATGGTCAGGTAGTCTACGATGTGAGCACTTCCAGTCATGAGAAGAAGGAGCAGGGCGATCCACCCAAGGACCAGCCCGCACCGCCTGTTCCCCCGCCGCCAATTATGTCAGCAACGAAATTAAACGGCAACACTTTCATTGATGGAGGCGTGGCGCCCAAAAATAGCCAGTCGTCGCGAGAGAACGGTagtggcagcggcaacggCACGTATGAGGAATTTCGGCAGCGTGCCAAGGCCGCTGCGGATGCTTTTGGAgagcagcgggagcagcaaAACGGGCTGGATCAAGACCGCGTGTTCAAGGACTTCGATAGGCTGTCCCAGCAGATGCACGCCGAGCTGCAAAGCACACGGGAAAAGCGGGAGAAGTCGGCTTCCATGTACGATCTCAGTGGCTTCACTCGCCCCGCGACTGGTCATCCGAGACTAGATGAGTTGCAGCAGAGAAGACATGCCCACATGCAGGAGTTGGAAAGGGAAATAGAGCGGTCGGCAAAGTCGCGACAGGAGCGAATGTCCTCGGTACCGCGACAAATGGAGGCCACACCACCTCGAACTCATGAGATTCCCATTGAGCTGGAGCCACGTTCCCGACGCGCAGAGTCCCTGTGCAATCTAAATGAGCCACCACCACGTCCGCATACCACCGTGGGTCACTATAACCATCAGGGGGCTCAGGATGACTGGTCTAGGTATGCCAACGATTTGGGATACTCGGAGAACATAGCACGACCCTTTGCCAGGGAGGTGGAGATTTGTTATCAGCGCCAGAATCAGAGAACACCACATGGCATTAGGGCTCCCCGCCTCTCCGCCAGCACCAACGATCTGAGCAGCTCTAGTCAATATAGCTACGATACCTTCAACGCCTACGGAGGCAGAAGGACCCATGCCCCCATGTTGAACCAggcgcaacagcaacaacgaccTCATTACGGCAGTTGTTACTCCATGATCGAGAGGGATCCCAATCCCAGGTACATTAGCACCACCTCGCGAAGAGGCGTGAGTCCAGCACCGCCACCAGTTGCATCtccgcaacagcagcaggtgcCACCACCTGCCTACGATCGCCAGCAGAGGAGATCCTCGCTGCCGAGGGAATTGCATGAACAGCAGTTGAAGTACATACTAtccaaggaggaggagctcaAGTTTGAAGTGGAGCGATTGCAGCAGGAGCGCCGTCGTCTAATGGAGGAAATGCAGAGGGCTCCAGTCCTGCCGGCTCCTCAAAGGAGGGAGAGCTACAGGCCCGCCGCCAAGCTGCCAACTCTGAGCGAGGATGAGGTATTCCGGCAGCAAATGGCCGAGGAGTGGATGAACAAGGTGGCTGAGCGGGAAGAGCGGCGCCAGCACAAGATCATACGCATATCAAAGATTGAGGATGAGCACGATCACTCCGCGGTGGACAAGACAACCATAAGCGATGAATTCTTGGATCGGGTGAAGGAGCGCCGTCACAAGTTGGCTATGCCGGCGGACAGCGATTGGGAAAGTGGGGCGGAGTCTCAGCCCCAGCCTGCGGCCCAATCTCAGCCAGAATCGGATGTGGAAGCGCCACCAGTACGCATACTAGAGGGCCAGGCGGAGGCCAATCTCCGCCAGCTGCCACGGCACCTGCGGGAGTTCGCCAAGTTCTCCACCAGCGAACAGTTGCCAGATGGCGCCCAAATGGAGCGTCACGAGGAACAGGAGCGCAGGGAGGAGGCCACCGACAATGCGCACAGCAGTGCCACCAAGAAGACGAGCATCGTGAAGACGTACAAGGTTTCCAGGCTACCGCCTTCCGTCCAGG ACGAGGccacagaaacagaaaccagGAACACCACAATCCATCAGATAAATCGCTACAGCGATCCCCAGCCGGGAAAAATCGGGGCCGGCTTGAACGAGTTTTTCGCAGGCTCACCCTTCCGAGCGAAAATCCACGAAGAGTTCGACAAGTACTGGCGAAACTTCGAGCACTCCGCCTCGAACACCTTCTAG